DNA sequence from the Nicotiana tomentosiformis chromosome 3, ASM39032v3, whole genome shotgun sequence genome:
AGTAGAAGTTTGTCAAAATTTTCAGACGTTCCAAAAGGGAAAATGTGCTTCATAAACTGGGAAGAGGGAGTAGTTTGTGACTATGTAAGATCAATCACGAGGTAAGTCCAAACCATGTCCCATGCCGAGAAGTATCTCCGGTGCTAGATAATCAGGGGTGCCAATAACTGAATTCTTTTGCCTCTGTTCTCTTTTGAGTGATTGCTCTTCCATCTTGGGCTTATCTTCCCCAAGAAAGGCAGAACTTGGCACTGATGGTCCTGCTAAGTCATCAGTGCTATTGATGAGACCAACCTTTGAGAGCCCAAAATCTGTTAACTGTAATTATAACGATTAGATTGTGAGAACTAggaaactaaaaataaataaaagtcaCAGAAGATGTTGTCAAATCCGTTAAACAATGGGTGAAATTCAACTCAGCTTAACAACAATAATTCAGACATTTGAGTTTTTGGACCTTTCAACAAAGTAAAAACGCTACTTTTTTTTAAAAGGTAAGGATTAACAAGTAAAAAGAGTACTAAGCTGCATAAAAGTATTTTTGACCTTGATGTGACCGCTCGGACCTATCAACAAGTTATCTGGCTTCAAATCTCTGTGAATGATATTCAAAGAATGTAGATACTCCAATGCAAGAACCTGGATAGGACAAGACAAATAAGATCTATATACCATTTCTGGGAACAGAAGAAAAGTTGGTAGGATGCCAAGGTTTGGCAAGCCTATTAAACTAGTCCTTACTAGTTCTGCAATGTATATACGTGCCATATCTTCCTCTAAGCAGCCCAAATTTCTCAGTAATGAGAAAAGATCCCCACCATTTAGGTACTCCATGACCAGATAAAGATTATCCCTGCATGTGAAGGAGTAAAAAAAGCGGACCTGTTCACCACCAGATAATCCATTAGTATGGTTTCTTAGAAGTACTTTGTTTCTTATTTTAACAGTGTGATATCTGTTAATTTCAATTAACCTAAACTTGATTCATAAAAGAGAAGAGATCGACTAACCACAAAAGGATTGCGGACTGATATTAAAATATCTCTCTCGGCCAATATATTTTCTACTGCATTTTTGCGTATCATGTCAGCCTTTTTCAAAACCTGTGAAAATTATGGTCGATAAAGTTCAGGGAATGGAGTTACAACCTAAAATGGGCAGAAAAAATAGCAAAAAATTGCAAAATCAATATGATTGGTAGGTCTGACAGAAAGATAGAGAACATAGTTCAAACAACAGAACTATAGGCAACGAAAATTCTGAGACCTAACAGGTTATTAGTTTTTTTATAGAGAATAGTTTTTGATATATAAGATGTGATAGATTCAGGAGAAGGAAGCTTCCAGACTTTGATGATTTTGAATAAATTAATGGACAGAATCATGGATGTATGTAAGGGTGTGTGTGTGTTAGTTTCAGCTAGTTTCAACATCTAACATATATGCAGAATAATAGGACGATCTCCTGCAAATTACTTGAAATTATTATCCTTTAATTGGGCACAGTTTTTACCTTGATTGCAAATAAATCACCTGTTGCCCTTTTCTTGGCCAGGAAAACTCTCCCAAAAGCTCCCCTGCTGATTggttttataatttcaaaatctTCAATAGATGTTCGATCCTTGGACACTGTATTTATAGGGCTTGCACGCACACTACGACTTGTATCATCTTCTGTTGAACTGTCCTCATCACCTGTGGTATTGGATGGTTCCACTTTTTCATCTTCAATGTGCCCACAAAGTAATACATACTTCTCCCTGTAGAGTTTGAGTAAACATGCAAATTAGAAGTAGAATGACTTCTGAGGTCAAAGATGAACTAAAATCAAAACATAAACTTCTCTTAATTTTTGTGGACAGTTATTATCATTTTTACGAAAATTTACAAGAATAATAGAACTCACTGCAATAGTTTCTCAATACGTCTCCCGAAGGTCTCAACAACAAGAGCATCCACCTTCCTTTCCTGAATTGCATATTTTAGGTCTTCTAGTCGGTCAAGCAAGTATTCCAATGTACTGTAATCATTGTTGTTTGCGTTGGCAACTGATCGAGCAATATCCAATAGCTTATTTATCTGCCATGATTCTCCACGATGTAATTAACAGACTTAATCAACGTCCAATTGATAAAACAAGCAAGTAAGGAACCTATACTATTTAAACACCAATTGGGTGGCTGACAGCACAAATGTCAAAATTATGACAAAAGCCAGAATATGAAGATAATGACCAACAATTTATACTACTAATAAACAACCAACTTCCAATAGTAGCTTAGTTGGTGGCTACTCCTAAAGGTGTAAACCTAAAAATCATCCTGAAATTCCTGCTACTAACTTCAACGTTATGGGGCTAAACTGGTCTGTTTATTGTACTACATCCGGTCGTCTTTTATTACCGCCAtctagtttcttttttttttcttgactTGAAAACACTCTTAGTTACATTGTTTTACGTTAAGCTTTTGCAAACAATTTCATTTAAAATACAAAAGCATTATTTCAAAAAATAAGCACTCATGACAAGTTTGCCACAGTTTATAATAATGCCTTTATGGACTGTAGGGCattacaaataaaaataaaacatacAAGTAAGGAAGTagaaggaagagagagagagagagagatcaaaaatatgaagtttggaaaaGGCAAATTTACAATGGGAATCTTTTGAAGGCCTCATTAACCATGTCGTGGACCAAAAAgagttgagagagagagagagagagcgcacaAATATGAAGTTGAAATCCTTATGAAAGGGGCATCAACTATGTACATGAACCAAAAAGGACTTGGCGCTTAGAAAGCCCTGGCCTTCTTGTTTTAAAAATCCATTTGTATTACTGCTGCAATTCATAGATGCTTCCTTTATTGAACTCCAGCTACCAGATACAGTAATAATATAGCACCTGACTATGTTTGATATTGGTGTCTCATAATTGCTAGATATCAGCTTACCATTTTACAGATTTTATTTGCAAACCAAATGGGATAACTATTTTATGATAGTCTTCTCACACACAGTTTCTTCCAAATTCATAACTCCAAGAGAACTACCAAAGTAATGAGATCTACTAATAACTTATATAATTGTAAAATGATATATAGCAGAATCTAAGTTGCTCGGGCAAGGGTGCGGGTATCCGACACTTGTgcgatctagaggtcggatccttcgagatgtaaatttTAAGATTTGGGGATAcagatcctagtacggatacgggtgTGGGAAtctggctaaaaataattcaaaaaaaaatatctttaaattatgagaaattttgtgggatttcactgggcttgttgttgttgttacttagGTATATcttgtaaagtgtggatttctTAAAGGATGGATTTCCtagataaggtatgctattttcttcaaatttaccctagttttggttttgatttcgtgaatcaaattgtatctcgtctcgaatttttccATCTGTTGTGGTCatacccaaaattgtttgaccagatccggtacggatcccatacccacacccatactagtgttgtgtcgacacgggtgcagcacctaaactgccgtgtcggagcaacttagagCAGAATTACATTAGCTGTCAATTACAGAACCAGATAAAGTCCCAACAATCTCAATCACAGAAGAAGCTTTTTACTTCAACATCTGCCACTATATGCATTTGCTGAACTACCAATCAAGAATATTAAAGTATGTTTGAGCAAGAACTAGAGGTCAAAACAGCTGCAAATATATGATAGGTAACTTAGATGCATGCTTAAATAAGTCTCTTAACAGATAAAACAATTTCTACCACAAAAGGCCCAAAAGATCTGTATTATACACAAAGCCCTTTAATTGTCCATAAGAAGAAACCAGCTTTGTTATAATGACCTATACTGgagcacaacaacaacaccaACCTATGTCCCAGAAAATTTTCTTGTATGAGATTGTGATGTCCTACTCTCCCTTGCACAAGTAATAGAATTTTGGGCTAAAAAGTATAGTTCAAACAAAAATAAATCTTCTATAGTTTGTATGCTTCAGCATGCATTGTAGCTTTTTTAGTAGTTGTCTAAAAGTAAAACAAGCAGCATCACATAAAGGTCAGAGTAAAATGATTTTAGCTATACATGGTAGATTCCAAATGTAAAGGTCAGAGTAAAATGAGTAACCTCAGGAAAACGTCCAGAACTGAGAGGACAGTACCATAGTAATTCCTATCATATTCTGTACCTGCTGATAATTTTCATGTTCAGATACCATTCTTCGTCCACTCAGCATCAGTTCGATCTGGCTAGTTCGTGGAGTCACTAAAGGTGACCGAGGCGTTAAGCACCCGACTGAAGACTGTTTCTTAGATATATCAGTCAAGCTGTTGACATTTTCCCGAAGGCATCTCCTATCGGACTCAGGAAGATAATCTAGCATGTCCTCAGAGCATCGTTGAGACAAGCCATTCTGCTTGACTAACAAGCCATTCAACTCTTCAGGCATATTCAATGTAGACCCTCTTGATACATTAGGACTTCCTGCCCCTGTGTCCGTGCTCTTCGGTGTCCATGATTCAAGTATTCTTTCAAGAGTATCCACAACTCTTTCTAGTCGTTCATTTACTGTCAAGCCCTTCAGATCACATCTATCAGCAATTGTACATATTCTCGAGTGCTGTTCTACGTACACAGTTGGTATTTCAACTTCACATATTCGGCAAATAAATGAATCTTCATATGACAAGATAGGTTGATCCCACATTCCCCAATTGACCTTCTTAATCTTTGAGGTTTCCTCAGAATACTCAGGGTGGCATAATGGATTGTTTCCAAAACTATCCATCTCCTCTTTGTGTTGCAGACCATCAGTTTTGCCTTTGGACGGGGTTGTTTCAACAGAGTCGTGTCCCATACGGCTTCTTTCAGCTGCAGAAGGAAGTTTCTTCCAAGACGACATTCGGTAGCTTGCAGTGGCAGCAGCGACACTTTTTGCAGTGCTAACGTCCATGGTATCTCCAACTTCACTTATTTGGTCTTGTTTAACAGCCAGATTACGTTGCTCGTGTCCTACGAACTTTTGACCTCTTGTTGCACTTAAGTCCTGGCTTTTGGACCCACTAAGTCGTTCTGGATAAAATCCAAGGTCACTAAGTTGGTGAAAAGTCAAAATGTGGTCTTCCTCATAACCACTCTCCTTTTGGAACTGCACAAGTCTAGTGCAACGAGTAAGAATAAACAGAAGGTGGGTGTGCGCTTGCTTAAGGGTTCCCATAGGTAGCTCTTGACGGTGGTCATCTAGACTCTGAACAATGCCTTCACACTTTGACCAGAATTCACTTGGTGGCATCTTAGCGCAACGCCTAGCTGTAACCAACAAATCTTCCAACCTCTCTCTCCATTCAGGATGAGATTCTGAAGTCTTCTCGAGTATACCAACCAAATCTCCTGCAAAGATGCCTAGGTCAGCATTGACCTCTTCCTTTAACTTGTCAAATTTTGCTCGTACCATCACCATGATTTCCTGTAAAGTGGCATACAGAGAAACTGCTAAATTATCAAGTATCAAACAGCAAAAGAAGGATAAGCTTTCAGGGCCTCAGAAAATTTATGTTGCATAACTGGAGCTAAGAAAAGGCAACATACTTCCATACGCCCAAGAGCACGAGACTTCCAGAATGGAAGTGGGCGGACTCCTTTTGAATTTAGTTCATGAGAGAAGCTCTTGATGTCTGGAATTCTCTTTCTACGACCACTGGTAACTCGCAGTATAGCCTGAAAACGCGGAGATTGCATTTCCTTGGAGAAAGCTGCATGGCTTCCCTATAATGAGCAAAATCACAACGAATTTCTATCTCACCAATACATAGCATAAACCATTTCCAGAAGGAATGTAAAGTGATGAACAAAAGCAAATAAAGTAAAATGTAATTTCACCTCTGCACTTGAAATACATGGTGAAGGCACTTTCAAAGGTTTCGACTGACTCCATTGGACTTTTTTACCTGAAAAATTAATGCACTATTTAGGCTGAGATGTGTTAAATTCTAAAATTCTCAAACAATCTTCCACAGATACCACATTTCTAAAATAACTGGTAGGAGTATATTCTTCAAGTACAAAGACAAGGGGGCATAGCTTATTTCCGCATTATTTTGCGACCTATTTGGATTTAAGACAccatttcatatttataaattCAAAGTTTTGAGACTTCAAATGAGATGCTAATAAGGATTGAGGTTAGGCATGTTTTTAAAGTCAAATTTCTTAATTATATCCAAAGAGATGCAAATAATTCCAGATTTTGAATTGAAATACATAAACCAAATCACATTCCTTTGACGGGGTAGAAAGGAACGTGAAATCGACCTTTTTCGGAAGAATGTGTAGCAGGTTTTTGAACAGAGGTCGCCGATTTAGAGCCTAGGTTGTCGGCTTCATCTCTACCCCTATATTCATCAACATCCAATGGAGTAACGATAGAATTACAAATCCTAAGAGGTGATGGAGCAGAACGCGTCCTAATATGGTTTAGGCCGAGAATTGAAGCCTCGTTCGTCGATGATGTTTCACTTCCACTTTCATGATCATCATCGTCGTCGTCGTCAACTCGATGGCGTACGGGTAAGGGAGGAATCTTCCTTAGCTTCACAACGGACGGCGATTGGGCCCGGTCGGAAGAAGGTGAACCGGTGGCGATTGAATTTAGGGTTTTTTCCGGCTCCAGATTGTCTGAGGTGGACGATATCCTCGACATTGTAGTTGATTGTAGATTTAATAACGATCCGGTTGATCATAATTGCATGGTGATCAAAGAAGTATTCGATATTAAGTTTGGGAGGAGCGAGAGAAATGTGATTTTTAAAAGAAGGATGTAAAAATGGAAAGTGGGATTAGGAAATCCAGATTTTGGGATAGTGGGAGAAGAAGATTGAGAGTTTGAAGAAGAGGGAGATTTTCGCGGGAAAGGGGAAGTTAGAGGGCGACACGCAGTTGGGGTGTACTGGAAATGGACTGAGTTGGTTAATTCACTATAGTTACGTGCTTGCCACTTACTGTGCTTAACTAGGCAAGTATGTTTAAAAGGCGAATGTTAtcattaaagaaatttttttagCATTTAAATAAAAATCTAAATTTACGTCtgctaaaaatattaaaagaagaTGAGAATAAGGCGATAATAGCCGGTACGTAGTAGTTTGAGGGTCTTAACCACTTTGCACTTTTCTATCCTTTTTATATTTGAACTAGTCTCGACTCCTTGCGCTATCCTACAACAGTGAAATATATCTAGATAATCAAACTAGACCACTTCAATATAAAGTTAGACATCTTTATCCGGAGGCGAAGCCACAGTATGTgttacgggttcggccgaacccattAACTTTGGTCCAAACCAAATATTTACCATAAGAAAATcattgaatatgtacaaattcttaatttagaactcagtaacttaaaaagaactagaatttcgaaCCCAGTAACTTTAAATTCTGGCTTTGCCTCTGTCTTTATCATAAAACAGTCAGATGCACAAAACATCATGCGTTCACGATCTAAGGAAGGTCAACACCCCAAGGGTGTGATGTAGATACCATTACCCTAATACAAGCATTAGCGCTACTTTCATAGTTCAAACACGTGACATTTAGACCTTTTTATAACAATCACCCTATATAATAGCATTTCACTAGAAAAGTCAAGTTTTCTTCCagaaataattttttatgttaaaatctctAAAACTACCAATAATAGGTACAGAAATTTTGAccaaatattttaaaactttaaTATACCACTTTAAATATCTGGAGATGCTTGGAGGCAAAAGATGTGTAGGTTccttacattatggcgattaaggacaatcatgatggggctaagactcgggtaagGACAATAAGAGGCGACTTTgagtatttttgttgttgttataggGTTACACCAAGgctctgcgctcagtccgttcctATTCGCcatggtgatggacgcgttaacactcCATATTCAAggagaggtgccatggtgtatgctattcgctgatgatatagttatgattgatgagtcgcgagccatattaacgagagactggagatttggagacatgctcttgagtctaagggtttcaagttgagcaggacgaagacggaatacctggagtgtaagtttagcgctgagccgggggaagtgggcgCGGATGTGAGGCTTGACACACAGGTAATCCCAAGTAGagacagcttcaagtaccttgggtcggttatccaggggggaagggagatcgacgaggatgtcacacaccgtattggggtaggatggatgaagtggaggttagcatctggagtcctgtgtgacaagagagttccaccgatactcaaaggtaagttctataaagcggtggttagaccgtcCATGACGtacggggctgagtgttggcctgttaagaactcacatatctagaagatgaaagtagtagaaattagtatgttgaggtggatgtgcgggcacactaggatggataagattaggaatgatgatattcgggagaaggtgcgcgTCGCTcacattgatgacaagatgcgggaagcgaggctcagatcATTCGGACATGTATAGAGGAGGAGCCCAGATGcaccggtaaggaggtgtgagcggctggttgtggagggcacgagaagaggtagagggcggccggAGAAGTATTAGGGAGAGGTGATCATGCAGGACATTACGAGGTTTCaaatttccgaggacatggcacTTAATAGGAAGACATGGAGGTAGAGTATTAGGGttataggttaggaggtagttgagtcacATAATATTCTTTGTCACTTTATCTTGTATAAATTTTAAAGATTGGTGTACAGATGTTGGAAAATTTATCTTATACTCACATAATATTCTTTGTCACATTCTCCCATTGGACAAAAAAAATTTATCTTGTATAAATTTTAAGATTTGAAGAATACGCACTaaactttaaataattttttagaaatcatttTTTATAACAACCAAATATTATTTAAACGGGTAAAGCCAACAATCCAGGAAAAGATTGGTGTACAGATGTTGGAAAATGTTGTTGAAGCGCGACGTTAAAGGCATAGATGATAGTGCAAGAGAAGAAAGCAGATTGGACCAGGAAGAATCGTTTTTTGTCTGCACCAGTGACTGTTGACAAGGACGCACCCACCTATAATTCGCAGAAACAAGAAGAAAAGTCTGCTTATGATAAAGATACTAAAATAACACAAGCGAATGGGACATAAAAGCAAACACAAGCAAATCCATATGCTAGGCCAACTACTGGATAATGCTACAGTTGACATCAAACTGGACATAACTCTAGTGATTATCCACAAAGGAAGGGAATCAATATAGTAGAGCAAGGGCCAAGGAGAACACATAAAAGATGGAGAAGAGGGTGACGAAAGACAGATATATGTACTTCGGAAGATGATGCTAGTCCCAAAGAAGGAAGAGATGACTCAGTGCCACCAACTCCACACCAGGTGTACAATCAACGTTAATATTTGTAACTTGATAATTGATAGTGGTAGTGAAGAGAATATCATCGAAAAGAGTACTGTTGAGAACTATAGTTACTCGTGGAGAAACATCTAAAATCCTACAACATTGGCTGGATCAAAAAACGTAGAAAATTTCCAAGTAACAGAAAGATACAGAGTTCCCCTCTCAATTGGGAAGTACAAAGATGAAGTGTATTGTGACGTGATAGACATGGACGCATAGTTATCTATTATTTTGTAGGCCTTGGCAGTGTGACAAGGATGCTCATCATTTTGGACGAAAGAACATATACAAATTAGAAGCAAATGGAGTAAGGGTGACCTTGGTGCCGATGAATAAGACTAGTGAGCCCAAAGTTTCCAAAGTGGAGGACAAGTCCTCCGTGACACTTACTCACTCAGAGAAGGAGTTTGAAGCTGCTTGTAAAGATACTCAAGTAGTTCATTGCCTTGTGGTAAAGGACATACTAGTTACAGAAAATGATCTGCCATAGAAACCAGTTCCCGAAGATCTGAGGTTATTTTTAGAGGAGTTCAAGGATGTTATGCCTGAAGAGTTGCCACTTATACGATATATTCAGCACCACATAGATCTCATACTCGGGACAAGTTTACCAAATTGACCACACTACTGAATGAATCTTAAGAAGAATGAGATTTTAAAATCCAAGCTGAAGAGTTATTAAAGAAATGGCATATACGAGAGAGTATGAGCCCTTGTGCAGTACCATCCTTACTTACTCTAAAGAAAGATGTACTTTAGAGAATGTGTGTAGATAGTAAGGCAATTAACAAGATCACTGTGGTATATAAGTTTTCAATTCCTCGATTGGACGACATGCCGGACCAGTTAGATGGCTCAATATTTCTTTTTGAAGATTGGCCTTTGTAGTAGGTACAATCAGATTAGGGTTCGATCATGTGATGAGTGTAAAATAACTTTTAAGATGTGTGATGGATTGTATGAGTGGTTAGTCATGCCTTTTGGCTTAACTAACGCTCCAAGTACGTTTATGCGACTTATGAACCAGGTCTCACGACCATCTATTATGAAGTTTATTGTAGTATATTTTGATGATATCCTGATTTACAGTCCGTTGACTAGAGTTAATAAAGCAAGCTGATAAGTTAACTATAGTTAGAAATGTAACTATAGATTGTAGTTAGAAGTAAGTTAGTTAGTACAGTGTTAGAATGTAGTTATACTGTAGCTTTATAAATACACGGCACACTCATGTACAGATACACGGTTGTATCATTTGTTCTTCTAAATAACAGATTATGTTTTCTCTCATCCTCTGAGTGTTGCCTTCTCTTGCATGTCTTCTTCCTCAAGCTCAACCTTCAGATCCATGGCAGCTAACATGGTATCAGATCCACCGGAGTAGATCGAAGACAGTTCTCAAGCTAGTCCTTACTA
Encoded proteins:
- the LOC104088481 gene encoding probable serine/threonine protein kinase IRE, which translates into the protein MSRISSTSDNLEPEKTLNSIATGSPSSDRAQSPSVVKLRKIPPLPVRHRVDDDDDDDHESGSETSSTNEASILGLNHIRTRSAPSPLRICNSIVTPLDVDEYRGRDEADNLGSKSATSVQKPATHSSEKGKKVQWSQSKPLKVPSPCISSAEGSHAAFSKEMQSPRFQAILRVTSGRRKRIPDIKSFSHELNSKGVRPLPFWKSRALGRMEEIMVMVRAKFDKLKEEVNADLGIFAGDLVGILEKTSESHPEWRERLEDLLVTARRCAKMPPSEFWSKCEGIVQSLDDHRQELPMGTLKQAHTHLLFILTRCTRLVQFQKESGYEEDHILTFHQLSDLGFYPERLSGSKSQDLSATRGQKFVGHEQRNLAVKQDQISEVGDTMDVSTAKSVAAATASYRMSSWKKLPSAAERSRMGHDSVETTPSKGKTDGLQHKEEMDSFGNNPLCHPEYSEETSKIKKVNWGMWDQPILSYEDSFICRICEVEIPTVYVEQHSRICTIADRCDLKGLTVNERLERVVDTLERILESWTPKSTDTGAGSPNVSRGSTLNMPEELNGLLVKQNGLSQRCSEDMLDYLPESDRRCLRENVNSLTDISKKQSSVGCLTPRSPLVTPRTSQIELMLSGRRMVSEHENYQQINKLLDIARSVANANNNDYSTLEYLLDRLEDLKYAIQERKVDALVVETFGRRIEKLLQEKYVLLCGHIEDEKVEPSNTTGDEDSSTEDDTSRSVRASPINTVSKDRTSIEDFEIIKPISRGAFGRVFLAKKRATGDLFAIKVLKKADMIRKNAVENILAERDILISVRNPFVVRFFYSFTCRDNLYLVMEYLNGGDLFSLLRNLGCLEEDMARIYIAELVLALEYLHSLNIIHRDLKPDNLLIGPSGHIKLTDFGLSKVGLINSTDDLAGPSVPSSAFLGEDKPKMEEQSLKREQRQKNSVIGTPDYLAPEILLGMGHGVTADWWSVGVILFELLVGLPPFNAEHPQQIFDNIINRDIPWPKIREEMSLEAYDLINKLLNENPVQRLGATGAGEVKRHLFFRDINWDTLARQKATFVPSADAHDTSYFMSRYIWNPEDENVNGGSDFYELSESGSASCSSSSYSNLQDEAGDECGNLAEFSTPALNANYSFSNFSFKNLSQLASINYDLAGKTPKESEEAENPSVP